One part of the Chryseobacterium mulctrae genome encodes these proteins:
- a CDS encoding pepsin/retropepsin-like aspartic protease family protein, translating into MQKLLLITIIICLSTAIKAQSFDFKWEKDSLNGKMVDKIAMSVPFTIENKTYRFQFDLGANMTLVYDKCFEKTELIKNKKIDQPMEAAGHKVFTVDNQNFSVGKIKIENYKLHGLLNFDQEEACGVIGADLFQNKYLIIDFPNKKAMVSEKLKPSKNIDFVDIKIINNKPIIPLKIDGKVYHFQYDNGASIFPIVSYKKNFQNLIDSSKIIENFNIRNFNNPLIVKAIETNKEIIIGKSSFNTNEFWFTDEDYFSLKQQGIDGIIGNVFFLDKTIVIDFKNKKFGIII; encoded by the coding sequence ATGCAAAAACTATTATTAATCACAATCATTATCTGTCTTTCTACAGCTATAAAGGCACAAAGTTTTGATTTTAAATGGGAAAAAGATTCGCTTAATGGAAAGATGGTTGACAAAATAGCAATGAGTGTACCTTTTACTATTGAGAACAAAACTTATCGATTTCAGTTTGACTTAGGTGCTAATATGACGTTAGTTTATGATAAATGTTTCGAAAAAACTGAATTGATTAAGAATAAGAAAATAGATCAACCTATGGAAGCGGCAGGTCATAAAGTTTTTACCGTTGACAATCAGAATTTCAGTGTTGGAAAAATAAAAATAGAAAATTACAAACTTCACGGACTTTTGAATTTCGATCAGGAAGAAGCTTGTGGCGTTATAGGAGCAGATTTGTTTCAAAATAAATATTTAATTATTGACTTTCCAAACAAAAAAGCAATGGTAAGTGAGAAGTTGAAACCCTCTAAAAACATTGACTTTGTTGACATCAAAATCATTAATAATAAACCAATTATTCCTTTGAAGATTGATGGTAAAGTTTATCATTTTCAATACGATAATGGCGCAAGTATTTTTCCGATTGTTTCTTATAAAAAGAATTTCCAAAATTTAATTGATTCGTCTAAGATTATTGAAAACTTTAATATCAGGAATTTTAATAATCCATTAATCGTGAAAGCGATAGAAACAAATAAAGAAATTATCATCGGAAAATCATCTTTTAACACCAACGAATTCTGGTTTACGGATGAGGATTATTTTTCCCTCAAACAGCAAGGAATTGACGGAATCATCGGAAATGTATTCTTTTTAGATAAAACAATTGTAATTGATTTTAAAAATAAAAAATTCGGAATAATAATTTAA
- a CDS encoding ABC transporter permease yields the protein MLQNWLKIAFINYKKNWLSTIINLFGLTIGLTGFMLILMHWNDEESFEKWNPKKDNIYYFQTYYKKDNIYGGAISIPLAENALKRISEVQDYVLMSGSDIAYKMTTKNKTAYQEGGLAASENFFNLFPFKLVAGSYNDVFKNDNNIAISNVVAKNLFGKTEVAGETIKINTTDYIVTAVYELPKGNSQIKPDFIFKPAEQLKNDKEAWGNFNYGCFFLLKKDADPRSFEKKFLDIIMLRAKINSKGAGVTPQQFIDTYGPTDSLLTPLDKIKLHSESTWFGKPDFKSLMILFTLSVLIVILSAINFINLKTAQASQRAKEIGVRKAIGSTKSSLVLQFLMETFLICFASYLLSLALTELLLPSLNRFYNKEIVMSDWRIYFYSFAMVALVTVVSGLIPALYLSNFKAIETLKGNFARSKNGVWLRNGILTLQLIISSFFIIGGLIVNQQVKHMMDKDLGFSGKQIFQINFNEDNGEPWLKYERLKTEMAKIPGVESVSFSEAPPGTNNQSSSNMDYLNTSIQARHGSMDHNYLQFMGVKLLKGRWLDPKLSSDTINNALVNEAFLRKFGWTVEQAMKREVRPGFDNKAYHIVGITKDFNIRSLKSEVEPMIFFHYRETTWKRYNVNNIQLKLKADDIDGTVKRLKTYWKDNAEPGYPFSSYFIDKQFAKTFETYQKQQTLFTILNAMVLMVALLGLFALSSLMIEQKLKDVAIKKTLGASDGTLIVGLTKQFLWITLIAVLISIPISYYLMNEWLKDFAYRIDMPVLPFILSMILLLILTFAVVSIKAYQATKVNLVKYLKYE from the coding sequence ATGCTACAAAACTGGCTCAAAATTGCCTTCATCAATTATAAAAAGAATTGGCTTTCCACAATAATCAATTTGTTTGGATTGACGATTGGGCTTACCGGATTTATGCTCATTCTGATGCATTGGAATGATGAAGAATCTTTCGAAAAATGGAACCCAAAGAAAGATAATATTTATTATTTTCAGACGTACTACAAAAAAGATAACATTTATGGTGGTGCTATTTCGATACCTTTAGCTGAAAATGCATTGAAGCGAATCTCTGAAGTTCAGGATTATGTTTTGATGAGTGGTTCTGATATCGCTTATAAGATGACCACAAAAAACAAAACAGCTTATCAGGAAGGTGGGCTTGCTGCGTCGGAGAATTTTTTCAATCTGTTTCCATTCAAATTGGTGGCTGGAAGCTATAATGATGTTTTTAAAAATGATAACAATATTGCTATTTCTAATGTTGTGGCAAAAAATCTTTTTGGTAAAACTGAAGTTGCCGGCGAAACGATTAAAATTAATACTACAGATTATATTGTTACAGCGGTTTATGAGTTGCCGAAAGGAAACAGCCAGATAAAACCAGATTTTATTTTCAAACCTGCAGAACAGCTGAAAAACGATAAGGAAGCTTGGGGTAATTTCAATTATGGGTGCTTTTTCTTGTTGAAAAAAGATGCAGACCCGAGAAGTTTTGAGAAAAAATTTCTTGATATCATTATGCTGCGTGCAAAAATAAATTCTAAGGGTGCAGGAGTAACACCTCAGCAATTTATTGATACATATGGACCAACTGATTCATTGCTTACGCCGTTAGATAAAATAAAACTGCATTCAGAATCTACTTGGTTTGGGAAACCGGATTTTAAATCATTAATGATTCTGTTTACACTTTCTGTTCTGATTGTCATTTTATCAGCCATCAATTTTATTAACCTAAAAACAGCACAAGCTTCTCAAAGAGCTAAAGAAATTGGGGTAAGAAAAGCAATTGGAAGCACAAAATCTAGTTTGGTTCTTCAGTTCCTGATGGAAACTTTTTTAATCTGTTTTGCTTCGTATCTTCTGTCTTTGGCTTTAACAGAGCTTCTTTTGCCAAGTCTCAACAGGTTTTATAACAAAGAAATTGTGATGAGCGATTGGCGCATTTACTTCTATTCGTTTGCGATGGTGGCTTTGGTTACGGTTGTTTCCGGGCTTATTCCAGCTTTGTATTTATCTAATTTCAAAGCGATAGAAACTTTAAAAGGAAATTTCGCAAGAAGTAAAAACGGCGTTTGGCTGAGAAACGGAATCCTGACTCTGCAACTTATTATTTCTTCTTTTTTCATTATCGGTGGATTGATTGTTAATCAGCAGGTGAAACATATGATGGATAAAGATTTAGGTTTTAGTGGAAAACAAATTTTTCAAATCAATTTTAATGAAGACAACGGAGAACCTTGGCTTAAATATGAAAGACTGAAAACGGAGATGGCAAAGATTCCCGGTGTAGAAAGTGTTTCATTTTCAGAAGCGCCTCCTGGAACCAATAATCAGAGCAGTTCAAATATGGATTATTTGAATACGAGTATTCAGGCTCGTCACGGCTCTATGGATCATAATTATCTTCAGTTTATGGGTGTTAAATTGCTTAAAGGACGTTGGCTTGACCCCAAATTATCATCAGATACAATTAATAACGCCTTGGTAAATGAAGCTTTTCTAAGAAAATTTGGCTGGACAGTTGAGCAGGCAATGAAAAGAGAAGTAAGACCGGGATTTGATAATAAAGCTTATCATATTGTAGGAATTACAAAAGATTTCAACATCAGAAGTTTGAAGAGCGAAGTAGAGCCAATGATATTTTTTCATTACAGAGAAACTACCTGGAAAAGATATAATGTAAACAATATTCAGTTGAAATTAAAAGCAGACGATATTGACGGAACTGTAAAAAGACTGAAAACGTATTGGAAAGATAATGCAGAACCAGGTTATCCATTCAGCTCTTATTTTATTGATAAACAATTTGCTAAAACTTTTGAAACGTATCAGAAACAGCAGACGCTTTTCACGATTCTGAATGCAATGGTTTTGATGGTGGCTTTACTCGGATTATTCGCTTTATCGTCATTAATGATTGAACAAAAACTAAAAGATGTCGCAATCAAAAAAACTTTAGGTGCATCAGACGGAACTTTGATTGTAGGATTAACGAAACAATTCCTTTGGATTACCTTAATTGCTGTTCTGATAAGCATTCCAATCAGTTATTATCTGATGAATGAGTGGCTGAAAGATTTCGCCTACCGAATTGATATGCCGGTTTTACCATTCATTCTAAGTATGATTTTATTATTGATTTTAACATTTGCGGTGGTAAGTATTAAAGCCTACCAAGCTACAAAAGTGAATCTTGTGAAATATCTGAAATACGAATAA
- the bioB gene encoding biotin synthase BioB, whose product MIDKTKLRNDWTKKEIEEIYNLPLLELIYKAATVHREWHNPEEVQMSTLLSIKTGGCVEDCSYCGQAARYHTNIKVQALLPTEKVIEHAQKAKDNGSSRFCMAAAWREVRNNRDFDRVIDMVKGVNELGLEVCCTLGMLTEEQAVRLEQAGLYAYNHNLDTSEQYYEEIISTRTFDNRINTINNVRKAGITVCSGGIIGLGETHADRISMLLTLSTMPKHPESVPINALARVAGTPLENNEKTDTWEMVRMIATARIVMPSSMVRLSAGRIEMTEFEQGWCFMAGANSIFTGERETLLVTPNPGVSEDMQMLQTLGLKPMKRQSEKVMDQFETWKANF is encoded by the coding sequence ATGATAGATAAAACAAAATTGAGAAATGATTGGACAAAAAAAGAAATTGAAGAAATCTACAATCTTCCTCTTCTTGAATTGATTTATAAAGCAGCAACCGTTCACAGAGAATGGCACAATCCGGAAGAGGTACAAATGTCAACTCTTTTATCAATAAAAACAGGCGGTTGCGTAGAAGATTGTTCGTATTGCGGACAGGCTGCACGTTATCACACCAATATTAAAGTTCAGGCATTATTGCCAACTGAAAAAGTAATCGAACATGCTCAAAAAGCAAAAGACAACGGCTCTTCTCGTTTCTGTATGGCTGCAGCTTGGCGAGAAGTACGAAACAACCGTGATTTTGATCGCGTAATTGATATGGTGAAAGGTGTAAATGAACTTGGATTGGAGGTTTGTTGTACCCTCGGAATGTTGACAGAAGAACAGGCTGTTCGTCTTGAGCAAGCTGGTTTGTATGCTTATAATCACAATTTGGACACTTCAGAGCAATATTATGAAGAAATTATTTCCACAAGAACTTTTGATAATAGAATTAATACCATCAACAACGTGAGAAAAGCTGGAATTACAGTTTGTTCAGGCGGAATTATCGGTTTGGGGGAAACACATGCAGACAGAATTTCAATGTTGTTGACATTATCAACGATGCCAAAACATCCCGAGTCTGTTCCAATTAATGCTTTGGCAAGAGTTGCAGGAACACCTCTTGAAAATAATGAAAAAACTGACACTTGGGAAATGGTAAGAATGATTGCTACCGCAAGAATTGTAATGCCTTCATCGATGGTTCGTCTGAGCGCGGGAAGAATTGAAATGACGGAATTCGAACAAGGTTGGTGTTTTATGGCAGGAGCAAACTCAATTTTTACAGGGGAAAGAGAAACTTTGTTGGTAACACCAAATCCGGGAGTTTCTGAAGATATGCAAATGCTGCAGACTTTAGGATTGAAACCGATGAAAAGACAATCTGAAAAAGTAATGGATCAATTTGAAACCTGGAAGGCTAACTTCTAG
- a CDS encoding aminotransferase-like domain-containing protein: MNSPVEFPYESFILINRNSEISIYMQISNQLINAIQRGVLPFGIKLPGTRALSIILNVHRNTIVAAYDELFAQGWVESLPNKGTFVIGKNQEKPFQIKDFEKNNLEHYPKSTGFSFKTSNILDNPFEYSDCEYIFNDGVPDIRLTQIDHHSRIYSSILKRKAHKIGQYNQDGSEFFKKNLSQLLNVSRGLPISKNNLLITRSTEMSIYIVSEILLSAGDVVLVGELSYFSVNMIFQKAGVNIQSISIDEEGINVEEVREACKKQKIRMLYLTPHHHYPTTVTLSAKRRLELLNLANEFGFIILEDDYDYDFHYDKSPILPLASADTNGMVIYIGSFGKSLVPGFRTGFIVAPENLMIEMRKYLGIIDRQGDVLMEHVLGEMIAEGEINRYLKKSLKTYQERRDYFVSLLEQNLGEYIDFQKPSGGLAVWMKWKTHVNLMQLSRNCAQNNLFIPKTLLYQNKNLTAMRLGFGNLNLTEMDKSIEILSENIKLLS; this comes from the coding sequence ATGAATAGTCCGGTTGAGTTTCCTTATGAGAGTTTTATTTTAATCAATAGAAATTCAGAGATTTCTATCTACATGCAGATCTCTAATCAATTGATCAATGCTATACAAAGAGGTGTTCTCCCTTTTGGCATAAAACTTCCTGGTACAAGAGCTTTAAGCATTATTTTGAATGTTCATAGAAATACAATTGTTGCTGCTTATGATGAATTGTTTGCACAAGGCTGGGTAGAAAGTCTTCCCAATAAAGGAACTTTTGTGATTGGAAAAAATCAGGAAAAACCATTTCAAATTAAAGATTTTGAGAAGAACAACCTTGAACACTACCCCAAATCGACAGGTTTTTCTTTTAAAACTTCAAACATTTTAGATAATCCGTTTGAGTATTCTGATTGTGAATACATTTTCAACGATGGAGTTCCTGATATCCGTTTAACGCAAATTGATCATCATTCCAGAATTTACAGTTCTATTTTAAAAAGAAAAGCTCATAAAATAGGACAATACAATCAGGATGGAAGTGAATTTTTCAAAAAAAATCTTTCGCAGCTTTTAAATGTATCTAGAGGTTTACCGATTTCGAAAAACAATCTTTTGATAACACGCAGTACGGAAATGAGTATTTATATTGTTTCTGAAATTTTACTTTCGGCAGGAGATGTTGTTTTGGTCGGAGAATTAAGTTATTTCTCAGTCAACATGATCTTTCAAAAAGCAGGAGTAAACATCCAGTCTATTTCGATTGATGAAGAAGGAATTAATGTAGAAGAAGTAAGAGAAGCTTGTAAAAAGCAGAAAATAAGAATGCTTTATCTTACGCCCCATCACCACTATCCTACTACAGTTACCTTGAGTGCAAAACGAAGATTAGAGCTACTCAATCTTGCGAATGAATTTGGTTTTATCATTTTAGAAGATGATTACGATTATGATTTTCATTATGACAAAAGCCCCATTCTTCCTTTGGCGAGCGCAGACACCAACGGAATGGTTATTTATATCGGCTCCTTCGGAAAATCTTTGGTTCCCGGTTTCCGAACAGGATTCATCGTTGCTCCTGAAAATCTGATGATCGAAATGCGAAAATATTTGGGAATTATAGACCGTCAAGGTGACGTTCTGATGGAACACGTTTTGGGAGAAATGATTGCTGAAGGTGAAATTAACCGATATTTAAAAAAATCATTAAAAACTTATCAGGAAAGAAGAGATTATTTTGTCTCTCTTTTAGAACAAAATTTGGGAGAATATATTGATTTTCAAAAACCTTCGGGAGGTTTAGCGGTTTGGATGAAATGGAAAACCCATGTAAATCTAATGCAACTCAGTAGAAACTGTGCTCAAAACAATCTTTTCATTCCTAAAACCCTGCTTTATCAGAACAAAAATCTTACGGCAATGAGACTGGGTTTTGGAAATTTAAATCTGACAGAAATGGATAAAAGCATTGAAATTTTATCTGAAAACATCAAATTATTGTCATGA
- a CDS encoding GIN domain-containing protein: MKTLAILFLTTFATHSFQASANSNFYIENQSIKSSQIETKTIALEHFDGIASDMVFDVEVVKSNEEKVVIKSNYLQFVEVNVKNSVLKIAYKRGQSLENVDTKIVVYAKDIKSVSSGIGSIVKIKGDFDIQKFSTVSGGKIYGDSNAKKVTINTESGSLVSGTINTENLVLNSKSASTIDIQGKISKAIINSEHASKIIAIKANITTALVDARSASSVSVSVSKELTASANSLAKIRYKKLSLIKFSASRESGGTIDSI; the protein is encoded by the coding sequence ATGAAAACTTTAGCAATATTATTTCTTACCACTTTTGCAACACACTCTTTTCAGGCTTCTGCAAACTCCAATTTTTATATAGAAAATCAAAGTATCAAGTCTTCTCAAATCGAAACAAAAACCATCGCCTTAGAACATTTTGATGGCATTGCTTCTGATATGGTTTTTGATGTAGAAGTGGTAAAATCTAACGAAGAAAAAGTTGTGATTAAAAGCAATTATCTTCAATTCGTAGAAGTAAATGTGAAAAATAGTGTATTGAAAATCGCTTACAAAAGGGGCCAGTCGTTAGAAAACGTAGATACCAAAATTGTTGTTTATGCAAAAGATATTAAATCTGTGAGTTCAGGAATTGGCTCTATTGTAAAAATTAAGGGTGATTTTGATATTCAAAAATTTTCTACAGTGAGTGGAGGAAAAATTTATGGTGATTCTAATGCTAAAAAAGTAACGATCAATACAGAATCCGGGAGCTTGGTTTCAGGAACTATCAATACAGAAAACCTTGTCTTGAATTCAAAATCCGCAAGCACAATAGATATTCAGGGGAAAATTTCAAAAGCGATAATCAATTCAGAACATGCTTCTAAAATTATTGCAATCAAAGCTAATATTACCACAGCATTGGTAGACGCAAGATCGGCTTCTTCGGTAAGTGTAAGTGTGTCTAAAGAATTGACTGCATCTGCAAATTCATTAGCAAAAATCAGATACAAAAAACTGTCATTAATCAAATTTTCCGCAAGCAGAGAATCTGGTGGAACGATTGATTCAATCTAA
- a CDS encoding ABC transporter ATP-binding protein, with amino-acid sequence MINIQNLSKVYKTEDVQTNALNNVSLQIKEGEFVAIMGPSGCGKSTFLNILGLLDSASSGSYQFESTETIGTSEKKKSEIRKKNIGFIFQNFNLIDELTVYENIELPLIYNGVSSSERKKRVEEIMEKINIAHRAKHYPQQLSGGQQQRAAVARALVTKPKLILADEPTGNLDSSNGNEVMNLLAELHREGSTIAMVTHSSYDAGYASRIVNMKDGEIFSEEHSSQRKDVFEKADAKNFG; translated from the coding sequence ATGATAAATATTCAAAACCTTTCAAAAGTATATAAAACCGAAGACGTACAAACCAATGCGCTTAATAATGTAAGTCTGCAAATCAAAGAAGGTGAATTTGTAGCCATAATGGGACCTTCAGGTTGTGGTAAATCTACTTTCCTTAATATCCTTGGGTTGTTAGATAGTGCTTCTTCCGGTTCTTATCAGTTTGAATCTACTGAAACAATCGGAACTTCTGAAAAGAAAAAGTCAGAAATCAGGAAGAAAAACATAGGTTTTATTTTCCAAAATTTTAATCTGATTGATGAATTAACGGTTTATGAAAATATAGAATTGCCTTTAATTTATAATGGAGTTTCTTCTTCAGAAAGAAAAAAACGCGTGGAAGAAATTATGGAAAAAATCAATATTGCGCACAGAGCAAAACATTATCCACAACAACTTTCCGGAGGTCAGCAACAAAGAGCTGCCGTTGCGAGAGCTTTGGTTACAAAACCAAAACTGATTCTTGCCGATGAACCAACAGGAAATCTCGACAGCTCTAACGGAAATGAAGTGATGAATCTTTTGGCAGAACTTCACAGAGAAGGCTCTACAATTGCGATGGTAACGCACTCTTCTTACGACGCAGGTTATGCATCCAGAATCGTGAATATGAAAGACGGTGAGATTTTTTCTGAGGAACATTCTTCCCAAAGAAAAGATGTTTTCGAAAAAGCAGATGCCAAAAACTTCGGGTAA
- a CDS encoding TolC family protein has product MKNLFFIFIINLFPAQQSWTLKQCLNYVSANHPLVKQATVNIQKNDRQIAASKEMLLPSVNAGVNHSYSLGSSINQSSNQRETLNTQYDQVIAQANIELFNWKNYLNISLSKLNKNATTYKLKQAQNEVKLNVIQNFFTYQNSKSWLEVLETQIAGIEEQIKRTEKEVEIGSRSKSDIYDIKANLGTLQEQWVSAKNQRDLAKINLLNALNIIQDSIDFVMDDNESLVQEDFNTTDFTNKLIENNPAYKTVIAEIKAQEKNIDIEKSYYLPTLTGNYSWSTFYNKSLGSNALSSASFSDQFSQNKNQSISFGLNIPIFNKFQIKNNVEIAKLNVINSNYSKDLIINDLTKSINSIKAQFLNAQEKYSLLELNFENQKLSFQKSEEKYKEGLMDAYTFFVVRNNWLQANYNLISSKNDVNQQVELLKVLQSEF; this is encoded by the coding sequence ATGAAAAACCTATTCTTCATATTCATCATCAATCTTTTTCCGGCTCAGCAAAGTTGGACGCTCAAACAATGTCTTAACTACGTTTCGGCAAATCATCCTTTGGTAAAACAGGCAACAGTCAATATTCAGAAAAATGACCGACAGATTGCAGCTTCAAAAGAAATGTTGCTACCATCTGTGAATGCGGGTGTAAATCACAGCTACAGTTTGGGTTCGTCAATCAATCAGTCGAGTAATCAGAGAGAAACACTTAATACACAATACGATCAGGTGATTGCTCAGGCAAACATTGAATTGTTTAACTGGAAAAATTATTTAAATATTTCATTATCAAAACTCAATAAAAATGCGACCACATATAAACTTAAACAGGCTCAGAATGAAGTAAAACTTAATGTAATTCAGAATTTTTTCACGTATCAGAACAGTAAAAGCTGGTTGGAGGTTTTAGAAACACAGATCGCAGGGATTGAAGAACAGATCAAACGCACTGAAAAAGAAGTGGAAATAGGAAGCCGTTCAAAAAGTGATATTTATGATATTAAAGCCAACTTAGGAACTTTACAGGAACAATGGGTTTCGGCAAAAAACCAACGAGATCTGGCAAAAATAAACCTTCTGAATGCACTGAATATTATACAGGATTCTATAGATTTTGTGATGGATGATAATGAATCTTTAGTTCAGGAAGATTTTAACACTACTGATTTTACCAATAAATTAATAGAAAATAATCCGGCTTATAAAACTGTGATTGCAGAAATTAAAGCGCAGGAAAAAAATATAGATATTGAAAAATCGTACTATCTTCCAACATTGACCGGAAACTACAGTTGGTCAACTTTTTATAATAAATCTTTAGGTAGCAATGCTCTTTCCAGTGCAAGTTTTTCTGATCAGTTTAGTCAGAATAAAAACCAGTCGATTTCTTTTGGTTTGAATATTCCAATTTTTAATAAATTCCAAATTAAAAATAATGTAGAAATAGCAAAATTGAATGTGATTAATTCCAACTACAGCAAAGATTTAATCATTAATGATTTAACAAAATCGATCAATTCTATAAAAGCTCAGTTTCTGAATGCGCAGGAAAAATACAGTCTTTTGGAACTGAATTTCGAAAATCAAAAACTGTCTTTTCAGAAATCTGAAGAAAAATATAAAGAAGGTTTAATGGATGCTTATACATTTTTTGTGGTGAGAAATAACTGGCTTCAGGCGAACTATAATTTAATAAGCAGCAAAAATGATGTCAATCAACAAGTAGAATTATTGAAGGTTCTTCAATCTGAATTTTAA
- the bioD gene encoding dethiobiotin synthase, whose translation MDTKKEKLEIQNLQQKKLFVTGIGTEVGKTVCSSILTKYFKADYWKPIQSGDLHFSDSMKIKEWVGENVVIYPETYRLQLAASPHQSALEEGILINSNDFKLPETQNNLIVEGAGGLMVPISDDEFIIDVIEKLNLPVALVVRNYLGCINHTLLSLMTLEQKNIKLEYLILNGGFPEDTERIICKNIQKEIKIIRIPDIEKITKENIERITKQLEKI comes from the coding sequence ATGGATACAAAAAAAGAAAAATTAGAAATACAAAACTTACAACAAAAAAAACTTTTCGTTACAGGCATCGGAACCGAAGTCGGAAAAACTGTTTGTTCATCAATACTCACAAAATATTTTAAAGCCGACTACTGGAAACCCATTCAGTCTGGAGATTTACATTTTTCAGACAGTATGAAAATTAAAGAATGGGTCGGTGAAAATGTGGTCATTTACCCTGAAACATATAGATTACAACTTGCGGCGTCACCTCATCAGTCGGCTTTGGAAGAAGGAATTTTAATTAACAGTAATGATTTTAAACTTCCTGAAACTCAAAATAATTTAATTGTAGAAGGAGCAGGAGGATTGATGGTTCCAATTTCTGATGATGAATTCATTATTGATGTAATTGAAAAACTAAACCTTCCCGTTGCTTTGGTTGTGAGGAATTATTTAGGATGCATCAATCATACTTTATTATCACTGATGACTTTAGAACAAAAAAATATCAAGTTGGAATATTTGATTTTAAATGGAGGGTTCCCAGAAGATACAGAAAGAATAATCTGTAAAAATATTCAAAAGGAAATTAAAATTATAAGAATTCCTGACATAGAAAAAATAACAAAAGAAAATATAGAACGTATTACAAAACAATTAGAAAAAATATGA
- a CDS encoding aminotransferase class I/II-fold pyridoxal phosphate-dependent enzyme: MLNRLRYFQEALDKRKEDQTLRILKPKSEGIDFYSNDYLGLARNEELQNLLLKQINENPHLLSGSTGSRLISGNSKEVIETEKFISKEHKSSSSLLFSSGYNANLALFSTLPNRHDTIIVDEKIHRSVHDACKMSHAKKLKFKHNDIGDLEQVLKRQKGNCYVAIESLYSMDGDFAPIREIAEVAKKYKAFLIIDEAHAFGVFGYGLIEKYQLQTMVLATVITYGKALGSHGAAILCDEVIKSYLVNFASSFIYTTAAQDIQWRSIRTGYEFLKTNKNPSCSLQQNIKVFHQQNIRTPSSENSPIQAVLISDNHCLKDLQETLLNEGFLTYAVFSPTVKQGTERLRICLHSFNTEEEIIGLTTIIKGFI, encoded by the coding sequence ATGCTTAATCGTCTTCGTTATTTTCAGGAAGCTCTGGATAAAAGAAAAGAAGATCAAACCTTAAGAATATTAAAACCCAAATCTGAAGGTATCGATTTTTATTCTAACGATTATTTGGGATTGGCAAGAAATGAAGAGTTACAAAATTTATTGTTAAAACAGATTAATGAGAATCCTCATTTGCTTTCAGGAAGTACCGGTTCGAGATTGATTAGCGGAAACAGTAAGGAAGTCATCGAAACAGAAAAATTTATTTCTAAAGAACATAAAAGTTCATCTTCATTGCTTTTTTCTTCCGGATACAATGCCAATTTAGCTTTATTTTCTACGCTTCCGAACCGTCATGATACAATTATTGTTGATGAAAAAATCCACCGATCCGTACATGATGCCTGTAAAATGTCGCATGCTAAAAAATTGAAATTTAAGCATAATGATATTGGTGATTTAGAACAGGTTTTAAAAAGACAAAAAGGAAATTGTTACGTTGCAATAGAGAGTCTGTACTCAATGGATGGAGATTTTGCGCCAATTCGTGAAATTGCAGAAGTTGCTAAAAAATACAAAGCTTTTTTGATTATAGATGAAGCTCATGCTTTTGGTGTTTTCGGATATGGTTTGATTGAAAAATATCAATTGCAAACAATGGTTTTGGCAACGGTAATTACTTACGGAAAAGCGCTTGGTTCACATGGTGCAGCAATTTTATGTGATGAGGTTATCAAATCTTATCTTGTGAATTTTGCATCATCATTTATTTACACAACTGCAGCTCAGGATATTCAATGGAGAAGTATAAGAACTGGGTATGAATTTTTAAAAACAAACAAAAATCCATCTTGCAGTTTACAGCAAAACATCAAAGTTTTTCATCAGCAAAATATAAGAACTCCGTCTTCAGAAAACAGTCCGATTCAGGCAGTTTTAATATCGGATAATCACTGTTTGAAAGATTTACAGGAAACTTTATTGAATGAGGGATTTTTAACCTATGCTGTTTTTAGTCCAACTGTAAAACAGGGAACAGAAAGACTGAGAATCTGCCTTCACAGCTTCAACACAGAAGAGGAAATTATTGGTTTGACTACAATTATTAAGGGGTTTATTTAA